The Chitinophagales bacterium genome window below encodes:
- a CDS encoding VWA domain-containing protein, whose translation MSKGFSKYALLFLLLFLGQNVLGQTEQRTRILLLLDASGSMNNSWNSASPISKMASAKQILTELVDSLNKNPTIEIGLRIYGHLSPLSSRNCQDTRLEVGFSRSSADFIKKKLRNLRPRGITPIAYSLQQAASDFPSTNARNIVILMTDGEESCDGDPCAVARELEAKGIVLKHFVIGVGLEGDFQEAFNCFSGFFEAKNPLSLKSALDNIISRIVNKTTTQVHLLNKKELPEITALPMVFFDHFDHKADYTFYHKLDKNGIPDSLNIDPITDYDLRIYSLPVVQKNKITLTPNEHNTIKLKLLEGSLQPNILGKTLNNNLNNQIKCLMKKQDGTLFHVQDLNTQRKYLSGKYQIELLTLPHKKMELEIKTGELSKVEIPTPGIANIKKPYKFIGDIYLDEKRMKKIYAIQERDGTETVALQPGKYKLVYRIQNARSMHETKTISFEIKSGESILLNL comes from the coding sequence TTGAGCAAGGGATTTTCAAAATATGCTTTACTTTTTTTGCTCCTTTTTTTGGGACAAAATGTTCTGGGACAAACAGAACAAAGAACCCGTATACTACTACTGCTCGATGCTTCAGGGAGCATGAACAATTCCTGGAATTCGGCAAGCCCTATTTCCAAAATGGCTTCAGCCAAGCAAATACTAACTGAATTGGTTGATAGTCTTAACAAAAATCCAACTATAGAAATTGGCCTTCGAATATATGGGCACCTTTCACCCTTGTCTTCCAGAAACTGCCAGGACACACGTCTGGAAGTGGGGTTTAGCAGAAGTAGTGCTGATTTTATCAAAAAGAAGCTACGCAATCTTCGCCCCAGGGGAATTACGCCTATAGCCTATTCTCTTCAGCAAGCTGCAAGTGATTTTCCAAGCACCAATGCCCGGAATATTGTGATTCTAATGACAGATGGGGAAGAATCTTGTGATGGCGACCCTTGCGCTGTAGCAAGAGAACTGGAAGCCAAAGGAATTGTATTGAAGCATTTTGTAATAGGTGTTGGGCTCGAAGGTGATTTTCAGGAAGCTTTTAACTGCTTCAGCGGATTTTTTGAAGCAAAAAACCCCCTAAGCCTGAAATCTGCACTTGATAATATTATTTCGAGAATTGTGAATAAAACCACTACACAGGTACATTTACTTAATAAAAAAGAACTGCCTGAAATTACTGCTTTGCCAATGGTCTTTTTTGATCACTTTGACCACAAAGCAGATTATACATTTTATCACAAGCTGGATAAAAACGGAATCCCGGATTCATTAAATATTGATCCCATTACAGATTATGACCTGCGCATTTACAGCCTGCCTGTCGTTCAGAAAAACAAAATTACACTTACACCAAATGAGCACAATACTATAAAACTAAAGCTTTTAGAGGGCAGCTTACAGCCTAATATTCTTGGAAAAACCCTGAATAATAACCTCAACAATCAGATAAAATGTTTGATGAAAAAACAGGACGGCACACTTTTTCATGTACAAGACCTCAATACACAACGAAAATACCTCAGCGGAAAATATCAGATTGAGTTGCTCACATTACCACACAAAAAAATGGAGCTTGAAATAAAAACAGGGGAACTGAGCAAAGTGGAAATTCCAACACCAGGCATTGCCAATATTAAAAAGCCCTATAAATTCATCGGGGATATTTACCTTGATGAAAAACGAATGAAAAAAATCTACGCAATACAGGAACGTGATGGGACAGAAACAGTAGCTTTGCAACCGGGCAAATATAAATTGGTTTATCGCATACAAAATGCCCGTTCTATGCACGAGACCAAAACCATTTCATTTGAAATTAAATCAGGAGAATCAATCTTACTAAATTTGTGA